CTCGCACGGACTGCGCGCGATCCTCGACATCGCATTTGAGCGCGCGGGCGTGCGGCCGAATATCAGCCTCGAAATCGACGGCCTCGCATTGCTGATGGACGCCGTTCGCGCGGGGCTTGGTGCAACCCTGCAGCCGGGCTCGGTGATCTGCCGCGATCCGGGCCGCCAGTTGCGGGCACTGCTGGTCAGCGACTCCGATGCGCGCCGTCAGACGTTGATCGCGGGACGTCACGAGGACGAGCTTTCACCCGCGGTGCTAGCTACGCGCGTGGTGATCGCCGACGTGGCGCGCGAGCTGGCCGCGACTGAACGCTGGCCGGGTACCCTGTTTCATGAATTGAGCCCGAAGGGCGACGAATCATGAGCGGCCAATGACGATTTATTCACGTAAACGAGAGCCGTGAGGGGCCGTCTGCACCTGCGACAATAGCTCCGATTCTCGTCCTCGCCGATCGTGAAATGGAACTCAGACAACTACGCTATTTCCTCAGCGTCGTGGAACACGGCAGCATGGGAAAGGCCGCGCTGGAACTCGGCGTCGTCACTTCCGCGCTGAGTCAGCAGATCAGCCGTCTCGAAGGCGAACTGTCGACTCGCCTCCTGCAACGCACCTCCAGCGGCGTCGTGCCGACCGACGCCGGTCTCGCGTTCTGGCGTCAGGCACAACTGGCGCTGCGCCATATCGACGATGCCGCGCTCGCCGCGCGTGCCGCCCGGCTCTCGGGCCACGTCAGTGTCGGCATGGCGCCCAGTACCGCCAGCGTGCTCGGCGTCGCCTTCATGCAGGCCATGCGCGCGCGCTATCCCGATGTGCGCCTGCGCATCGTCGAAAGCCTCTCCGGATATCTCGCCTCGATGTTGAGCGCACGCCAGATCGACCTTGCCGTGCTGTTCCGCGCGGAGCCCGCGCAGCGCTGGAGCGTGGTGCCGCTGCTCGACGAACGGCTCTTCGTGATCGGCCGGCACGAGCTCGAAGGCATGCCGTCCGGCGCGAACGTCCGTCTCGGGCAACTCGGCAAGCTTTCCCTCGTGCTTCCGAGCAGCGCGCACGGCCTGCGCTCGCAGCTGTCCGCCGCGTTCAAGCGTGCCAGATATGAGCCCAACATCGTGGCCGAAGTCGACGGCCTCGCGCTGCTGATGGACTTCGTGCGCACGGGCTGCGCCGCGACCATCCAGCCCGGCGCCGCGCTGGCACGGCCGGAGAACGCGGTACTCGCAAGCGTGCCCGTGACTGAGAGCTACGCTACGCGGCCCAATATGCTCGCCAGCATCTCCGACGACGAGCTTTCGCCCGCGGGGCTCGCGGCGCGCGTGGTGCTTGCCGATGTCACGCGCGAGCTCGTGCGCGAAGGCCGCTGGCCCGGCGCGCGCCTGCGTGAGGCCGAAGGCTTCACGAAAAGTGAAGACCTGTTGACGGCCCGCTGATGGCGGATGGCGAGCGCGGCCTTTAGAGTGCGTCCGAAAGGAGGCCAACACGATGGTCGATGTACTCGTGATCGGAGGAGGCAATGCTGCGCTATGCGCGGCATTGATGGCGCGCGAAGCCGGCGCTTCGGTTCTGATGCTGGAATCAGCGCCGCGCGAATGGCGCGGCGGCAATTCCCAGCACACTCGCAATCTGCGCTGCATGCACGACGCGCCGCAGGACGTACTTGTCGATGCCTATCCAGAAGAGGAGTT
This is a stretch of genomic DNA from Paraburkholderia sp. HP33-1. It encodes these proteins:
- a CDS encoding LysR family transcriptional regulator — its product is MELRQLRYFLSVVEHGSMGKAALELGVVTSALSQQISRLEGELSTRLLQRTSSGVVPTDAGLAFWRQAQLALRHIDDAALAARAARLSGHVSVGMAPSTASVLGVAFMQAMRARYPDVRLRIVESLSGYLASMLSARQIDLAVLFRAEPAQRWSVVPLLDERLFVIGRHELEGMPSGANVRLGQLGKLSLVLPSSAHGLRSQLSAAFKRARYEPNIVAEVDGLALLMDFVRTGCAATIQPGAALARPENAVLASVPVTESYATRPNMLASISDDELSPAGLAARVVLADVTRELVREGRWPGARLREAEGFTKSEDLLTAR